The following nucleotide sequence is from Coleofasciculaceae cyanobacterium.
CAATCGCCAAAACGTTTAAACCAAACCGTTTACGTAGATCTAATTGAGACAGGGTTTGACCATGAAAAGAATCTGGTACTAAAATTTCGACAATGCTGTTTTCCGTATCCAGTTCAAAACGCTCCAAAAATCCAGGCTGAGTTAGAGTACTAGCCAAAGCGCAACCAGCCTCATGTTCAGGAAAGACGACTCGGTCTGCCCCGACTCTTTTCAATACTTTGCCGTGAATCTCCGAAGAAGCTTTGGCTATTACCTGTTCAACTCCCGCCTCTTTAACATTAAGAGTAGTAATAATACTTTCTTGGAGATAGTTGCCAATAGCCACAATTACCGTATCCATTTCAAAGATACCTGCTTCTTTAAGCGCTCCAGGATCGGTTGAATCTAATTGAATCGCATGGGAAGCTACTTTTTGAGATAAAACCTGAGTAACTAATTTTTCGTCAATATCTGTCCCTAAAACTTCATAGCCCATTTTGTGTAGGGAAGTGCAGACGGCTCTGCCAAAGCGTCCTAACCCAATCACTCCAAACTGGCGACTTGCGCCACGAGAGCTAGTCAAAAAATTGAGAGATTTCAATGCCTCTTACCTGAATAATTCTAACTATATGGCATTTTAATCTATGGAGATTAATTACGAAAATTTTTAATAATTACCAACTAAAATTTCAGCCAACTTATATTTGAGGCAATCTGCTAGATATGGATAAAATATAAATTCGCGTCTAAAGTATTAATTTGATTTTGTTTACCCATTAAAAGTTTAATGACTGAAGCCACTGCTATTCGTCAGCCCAAACCCACCAACAAGACAGCGACTATATTCTACCAAGTTGCTATGTCTCAACCTGCTTCCCACCTGTTTGAAGTTACGCTACAGGTCAATAATTGGCAGTCAGCAACTTTAGATTTAAAAATGCCAGTGTGGACTCCTGGTTCTTATTTAATTAGAGAATATGCTAGATATCTTCAAGATTTTTCGGCGCAGGATAATAATGGTGAGAATTTGTCGAGTAAAAAGCTCGGGAAAAATTACTGGCAAGTAACAACAGCAGGTGCTTCTAAAATAAAGGTTAGCTATCGAATTTATGCTAATGACTTAACGGTACGCACCAATCATTTAGATACTACTCATGGTTATTTCAATGGTGCAGCACTATTTTTCTTTATTCCAGGATTAGAACAGCAGCCAATTAAGGTGGAAGTCATTCCACCCGAGTCAGATTGGCACGTAACTACCGCCCTCCCTAAGGTACAAGGAGAAGCCAATACTTTTCTGGCTTCAGATTTTGATACTTTAGTTGATACTCCTGTAGAAGTCGGTACACAGCAGGTATACGATTTTGAGGTATTGGGTAAGCCTCATGCTCTAGCGGTTTGGAGTAAAGGTAATGCTAATCCCGAACAAATAATTGCCGATACGACCAAAGTAATTCAAGTAGAAGCCGAGATGTTTGGCGGCTTGCCCTATGAACGGTATCTATTTCTGTTGCACCTGTCGGGTAGTGGTTATGGTGGTTTAGAACATAAGAACTGCTGTACTTTAAATTATCCCCGATTTGGTTTCGGCGATCGCGAAAAATATGAACGCTTTATCCAGTTAGTAGCTCACGAATTCTTCCATCTATGGAACGTCAAACGTATTCGACCTAAAGCTTTAGAAACTTTTGATTACGAAGCTGAAAACTACACCACATCTTTGTGGTTTTGTGAAGGGACAACCAGCTATTACGATCTGATCATTCCGCTACGGGCAGGAATTTATAACCGCACAACCTGTCTGAGCAAGTTAAGCAAAGATATAACTAAATATCTTAATACTATTGGACGTACCGTACAGCCTTTGGGCGAATCTAGCTATGATGCCTGGATTAAACTCTATCGTCGTCATGCTAACAGCGATAACGATCAGATTTCCTATTATCTCAAAGGACAGTTAGTTTCCCTGCTGCTCGATCTTTTAATTAGAGCTAAACATAATAATAAGCGATCGCTTGACGATGTAATGCGATTGATGTGGTCACGTTTTGGACAAAAAGAAATTGGCTTTAGCGAAACACAGTTAAGGAACGTCATTGCCGAGGTTGCCGAAGCAGATTTAAATGATTTCTTCGCTCGCTACATCGAAACTACCGAAGAATTACCCTTTAATGACTATTTGGACCCCTTTGGCTTATACTTGAAAACTGTTGCTGAATCAGATATTCCTTACTTAGGAATTAAAGTACAGTCACAAAATAATCGGGAAGTGATCCAATTTGTCGCTGCCGAATCTCCCGCAGCATTAGGGGGAATTGATGCCCTCGATGAGCTACTAGCTATTGATGGTATCAAGGTTGATGCGAAGTCTTTAAACGAAAGGTTAAAAGACTATCAGGTAAAAGATACTATTGAGGTTACGGTGTTTCATCAAGATGAATTAAAAACTTTACCTGTTATCCTAGCTAAATCTCAATCTAACCAGTACGAATTAACGGTTAAAGATAATTTATCCCCAATTCAGCAACAGAATCTGACAGGATGGCTTGGGAAATAGCTTAAAGATAATAAACGTGAATTGGTTAGAGGCAAGGCAGTCTCTTGCCCAGACAAAAGTTAAATACAAAAGTTAAAAAGTAGTCAGCCCCGTCAAGTAGGATCGGGATAATCAATGCTTATGCACAATTTTTTAGAAACAGCCTATTTTCAAAACAAATTTGTTCCTTTTGAACAGGCAAATATATCTATTGCCACTCATGCGCTACATTACGGAACTGGCGCTTTTGGTGGAATGAGAGGTATTCCCGATCCAGAAAACCCCGAGCGAGTCTTATTATTTAGATTGGATCGTCATTGTACTCGTTTAAGCGACAGTGCCAAGCTGCTTAATTACGATTTACCTGCGGACAAAATACAGCAAATAATTATTGATTTTGTTAAGAAAAATAAACCTGATAAATCTTTTTATATTCGACCTTTCGTCTATACTTCAGATTTAGGTATTGCTCCGCGACTGCATAAAATCGAAAAAGACTTTTTGATTTATGGTTTAGAGTTGGGCGATTACTTGCCCCCCGACGGTATTAGCTGTCGCATCAGTTCTTGGTATCGCCAAGAAGACCGCAGTTTGCCCCTACGCGGTAAAATTAGCGGGGCATATATTACCTCTTCTTTAGCTAAAACCGAAGCAGTTGAATCTGGTTTTGATGAAGCAATTCTGATGAATTCTCAAGGTAAAGTTTGTGAAGCTTCAGGCATGAATATTTTTATCGTCAGAAACAATCAATTAATTACGCCTGGGTTTAATCAAGACATTTTAGAAGGAATTACTAGAGACAGCATCTTAACTATTGCTAAAGACTTGGGTATCGAAACTGTAGAAAGAGCGATCGATAAAACCGAATTATTTATTGCTGAAGAAGTATTTTTAAGCGGAACAGCAGCCAAAGTAACTCCCGTTAAAAAAATAGAAAACTATGATTTATCTACCGATAGACCAATTACCGAAAAAATCAAGCATAAACTAACGGCAATTACTAAAAATCAAGAGCCAAAATACCAGAATTGGATTTATACAGTTGATTTTTAAGCAATTAAAAATATAAGTTTTTTCCAGTTGCTAATTATTTGGTAAATGTCTCAAAGGTAGAGGTAAAATCTGTGATTTTATAGGTTGGATGAAAACGCGTTAACCATTCAAAAGCATACTTATCGATCGGTTTAAATTCTTGTTCGATAGTTTGAGAAGTAGAGGAACGATTAACCGATTTTGAAGCTATATCTCAACTGTTTTGAGCGTATTGAAGGTAGTCAATATTAGTTTCTTATATAGAGCTGATTTTAATTAAAGCTTTATACAAATCTTTTAATTCCTCGAGATATTTTTTATGAATATCAATAACATATTGATAAGAGCCGATGGTAAACTTAATTTGAACGTCAAGATTGATAGTTTCTGCGGTTTGCAAAACTACATTTTGGATGGCATATTTACCGTAGTTTAAACGTTTTAAAGTTTGCTTTTTACTCACGGCGGATGTTCCGTCAATATGAATTAAAGCCCTATTGGTAAAGCAGTACTCGTCTGTCTTAGATTTAATTAAAAAAAAGATTTTTTCTTTCTCTTCTTGCAAAATAAAATCGTCAGATTCTACCTTGTCAAAATCTTCTGGTTTGACAATAATTCCAATATCACTTAGACCAAGAACATCAGAAGCAATTCTTTTAAACATATAGCATTGCTCAATATTATGCTGATTATCCTGAAAAAATTAGAGTATAGCTTTTAACCTCATGGATTGGCAGTAAATCTTTAAGAATCTAAATCGCAGTAGCTTAAATTGCCTTAAAGATTGTCTTAAACTATGTGGCGATCGCCTTTCATTATGACATCGAATATAAATTAAATTAAGTTTTACAGTCTGTCTTTGGACAGGGGCAGAGGTTTTTCGATACTATAAAAAATTATTATTGTATTAGTTGCAAAACTAGTCACTATTAATTTTTTTTAAATCGATGTTTTTAGCATTTAAGCGAAAATCTTTATTACTAGCCATAGGCATTGCCTTTAGTGCTTACGGTCATGTCCAGGCTCAAACTAATACTCAAGACGTGGCAATTAACTTTGAAGCCTGGGTGGGCGATCGCGAATTTTCCTGTGGCGAGAGCTATGAGAACATAGGTACTGCTGAGTCGACAATCACTCCCACTGACTTCCGCTTCTATGTATCCAATGTCGCTTTAATTGATGAAGATGGTAACGCTGTTCCCCTCGAACTAGAACAAGACGGCAAATGGCAACATGAAAAGGTGGCTCTACTAGACTTTGAAGATGGAACTAGTGCCTGTGATAACGGTACAGCAGAAATGAGAACGATGGTAGTCGGCACAGTACCCGAAGGTAACTATCAAAGCCTCCAGTTTACTATGGGCGTACCAGAACAACTCAACCATGAAGATGCGGCGATCGCACCTTCTCCCCTCAACCTGACTTCGATGTGGTGGAATTGGCAGGGGGGTTATAAGTTTTTGCGGGTAGACTTAGAAACCGAACAGGCGATTGCTAATGTATCACAAACCAGCCACAGTCAAACTACTCAAAGTCAAGCTGGTGAGGATAATGTGCAAATAAATGAGCAAACTACTAACACCAGCAGCGAACGGGGAAGCCAGACTACGACTCAAACTAGCAACCAAACTAGTATTTTCAAGAATGGACAGGGTACTCATCAACAAACCAGCAGTACTACTCATCAAGATGCAGGCAGTAATGCTTACTCAATTCATTTAGGTAGTACTGGATGTTCAGATTCAGCCCAAAGCGATTTGTTCGGCTGTGCTAATTCCAATCGCGTTAGCGTGGTGTTGGAAGATTTTAATCCTGAAGATAATGTGGTTATTGCCGATTTAGCCGAGCTTTTAGCCCAAAGCGACTTGACTACTAACCAGGCTGATACGCCTACTGGCTGTATGTCTTCCCCTGAAGATAGTGATTGTATGCCAATCATGCAAAATCTCAATCTGTCTTCTAACAACACAGCAGAATCAGGGCAATATTTCTTCTTTGTTGAGTAGTTTTCAGTTGAGTAGAACACACAAGTTTAATCTCAAAAGCTAATAGCTAATAGCTAGTTAATCAACAACGTAGTCTATCAAGCATGAAAACTGCTGAAAAATCCGTAATGAGCGATCGCATATCTTACCTGCTTGTTGCTTTTGTTGTGTCTATTTGTCTATCAATCGGCATGAGTCAAGCTATGGCAACAGACGGACATTTAGCTAGAGCAACTGAATATAACTGGAATTTACCAGAGTGGACACCAAAACCCATAGTCCCTAAAAACAATCCGATGACTGCGGAGAAAGTTGAATTAGGCAGACAACTTTTTTATGAACCACGTCTATCGATTACGGGGGAATATTCTTGTGCTTCTTGTCACAAGCAGTCTTTAGCCTTTACCGATGGTAAGCCAGTAGCATTGGGTTCAACTAACGAACAGCATTCTCGGAACTCGATGAGCTTGGCAAATGTCGCTTATAGCCCTGTGTTGACATGGGCTAATCCTCTAATCACTAGCTTAGAAAATCAGGCACTGATTCCAATTTTTGGCGAACATCCGCTGGAGATGGGCATGGTGGGTAAAGAACAGCAAATGATTCAATGGATAAAAAATGATCCTGAATATCGTCATATGTTTAGTGGAGCATTCACCGAAGAACAGCCTGTTAATCTAAGTAATTTGACCAAAGCGATCGCCAGCTTTCAAAGAAGTCTCGTATCCTTTAATTCTCCTTACGATCGCTATCGTTATCAGGGAGAAACCAACGCTATTTCGGCTGCTGCTAAACGAGGTGAAAAGCTATTTAATAGCGAACGCTTGGAATGTTTTCACTGTCATGGAGGAATCAACTTTAGCGATTCAGTCAAGCATGAAAATCTAGCATTTACCGAGATCGCATTTCACAACACTGGTTTATATAATATCGATGGCGAGGGTAGTTATCCGCCACAAAATACGGGAATTAAGGAATTTACCCAAAAAGCCAAGGACATGGGGCGATTTAAAGCTCCTAGCCTGCGTAACATTGCTTTGACTGCACCCTATATGCACGATGGTAGCGTGGCTACTTTACAGAATGCGATCGCTCACTATCAGGCTGGAGGTAGAACTATCACCGCAGGAGAATGGACAGGAGTAGGTAGTGCCAATCCTTATAAAAGCGGGTTCGTTAAGGGGTTTAAAATTACCGATACAGAAATAGATGATTTAATTGCGTTTTTGCAGAGTCTAACGGATGAGGAATTTATTACCAATCCTGCCTACAGCGATCCTAATGAATTTTAATTACTCCCGAACAGATTATTTGCTCAGATTCAATAATTAGTTGTGCGATCGCGACATCTATTCCTAGATCGATTTTGAGTTCATTAGCAACAGATTGATGATTAATTTTCAATGGAGATAGGCACAGGGTATGACTGTCTGCCAAACTTATTCCTGTAGACAAACAAAGTTCCCTAGTTTCTCCTGAAGCATCTTGATACGTACCTGTGAAGTTTAAACTTTGATTAGCGATCGCAATACTGCACCATTCAATTGCCAGATCGCTTAATTCTGTTGAAGAATTATTAATTTGCTGTGGTGCTAAGAACATTTGCCATAAGTCATCCAACCCGCTTTGCAATAGCGGAGAATCTAAAGAAGCTGGTAAATCTTGAGCATCCAGTCTAAGCTGAATCTCGACCACAACTGGTTCAAGGAGTTTCAAAGGTTGCTTGATCATCACCTCTGACAAATTAAAGGCAATATCTGAACCATTGAGTTCAATTTGACGCATATAAAGCCCTTTATAGACAGCACGACTACAGCTAAGAAAAATTTGCGGAATATATCCCTGAAGAATTTGCTTATTTTTGCCTAGAATTTTCACCTGCAAATCTTCTACGCGCTCAACTTGCGATCGCAAATAAAGCTTGACTGCGGTAGACAATAATTTACTAATCACTAAATAAACTTAAAATTTTTCCCAAAATAAATCAATCCAGAACTTTGGTCAATCAATTTAAGAGAGTGAAAGCAAAATTTCTGTCTGGGCAAAGCACTGACTTGCGCCTAACTATTTGATGCTGTTTCAGATTCGAGAACTTCTCGCGCCGTAATTCCATCTCCCTGAAAGCCAAAATACCATAGTGAAGCCGCAGCTTCTGCTCTAGTTACGGGTTTTTTGGGTTGAAAAAGAGTAGTATAGCCAAAAATACGCCTGATATTTGAGCGATCGCCATTTTGAAAATCTGCATATAAGGCTCTAACGGCAGAAGAATCAATATTTTCTACATCTTGAAATCCCCAACTTTCTTCTACAGCTTCAATAGATGCCTTCGGAAGAGACTGGCGCGTATCTAATGGTACTTTCCAGGTAACTAAATCTTCTCTAATTAAAGGTGCATCTGGTCTAAAAAGCAGGTTAGTATTGTCTTCGGTTAATCGAGAAGGGATCAATCCTGCCTCGGCTAAACTTTGGATTGCTGCAAAGTCTGGATCGTTTGCTTTGACATCTTGAAAGGCTGGCTGATTAGTTTTAGTCGCAACGTAAATTTTCTTACCTGGATTATCGCTATAGTACCGATTGTTAGCCGTAATTAGCCAACGCGCATATTCTCCGCGAGTAATTATTTCATTGGGAGCAAATTTCGACAGCTCAACGTTAGCCTCACCAGTATAAGGAGTCAAAATTCCCAAGGCGGCAACTGATTCTAAAGGTTGCTGCAATTGTTCTGAGACTTCATTTAAATCAGTAAAATCAGCAGCATTAGATGAATCAAAATAGTTATTATCATTCTGCTGAGTAGCTTTAGGTTGAGCTTTAGCCTGATTATTTTTAGGTTGCTCGCTATTTTCAGCAGCATTGCTCGCCTGAGAGATAGCCGACTTAGGGATGTCTTGCGATTGGGGATGATAAATCACCTCCAGCTGTGTTTTGGTGCTGTCCGATTCAGAATCGGCAGTTGATTGCAAAAGAGTAAGTTCGGCTCTAAGATCGTCTTTAATGGCGATCGCTCTGGCTATTTTTTGCTGGGGATTAATCATAAACGGTTGAATTATTTTCCAGTCGTTGGCTAATAATTCTGTCTGATAATAATCCGCGACAGCCTTGCGGGTGTCAGTCGTGTTCCAAACTAGCATTCCTGAATTGTCGGCTTCTGACTTCATCTCTTGTAACTCAGCTTGAGGATAAACGGGAAAAGAGTCAGGAAAATTGAATGGTAGATCGTCAGCTTGAGTTTCTTGAGCGACTATTTTTTGCTCTGATGCAATATCACTGCCGTTGGCATCATTTCCTACTGCTTTGTTAGCTGAATCTTGAGATCGTTGTGGTTTAGTCGTATTTATTTGTCCAATCTTGGCCTCTTTCAATAGAGGATCGGCACTGACTAAACTTTCAATGGCTGCACTATTACTACAGCTAGCTAATAAAGATAATAAACTGGTTAATATAACTGCTTTAATCGCAGAATGATTATGGTGTTTCAATAGCATGGCTACTTGCCAAATTTATAATTATTTAATTTTAATACTTTGAGCTAAATAACAAAATTTTAGTTACGTGGCGGATATTTTAATCAAGATGAGATTGTCCCAGGTATAAGCTTATTTTAACGTTCATTTTTTAACTCAAACCCTTATACAGCATTAAAACCAATCGTAATTACCCTACCTATTCAATCGGTAATTATATTGATTATCATAAAAATAGAATTACTAAATCGTTCATCTTTTCTGTCGTTTAAGGAAAGACGGAAGTAAGGAATAATTCAAGCATCCTGAAGGAACGCACCTCATAACGGCACAGTAACAGAGGTGAAAGCAATGAAGCTAACTTATCGAGGAGTCCAATATCAAGAAGAAAATCACAATTCTTCAAACTCAGTAGTAGCAATACAGAACCAAGAGATTATTTATCGGGGAAATTCTCTCAAAGTCAGAATTAAGCCTAAATTTCCTTGGTTAAACTACATCAAACAGCTATTTCGCCAGTCTGAATCAAAACCAGTTTTCGATCCAATTACATTTTGGTACGCTCATAAAAGGAAATTCATCGAAAGTTGTTGGTTTGCAGACGATGTAGAAAAACTAGATCGCGCTTGGGATTTGACTTTGGCAATGGAAAAAGCCAAGTCTTCAAAATCAAAGCAGAAAACTAAACTAAAATATCGTGGTGTAACTTATTATAAATAATGCCTGATGTGAATTACTTCGTTGAGATTCAACAATTTTTAGCTATCAGCTATTAGCTTATTAGCTATTACGATTTGGGGGACGAATGGGTGTAAAATTTGGTTCAATAAGCGATCGCTTTTACTTATTTTGCTGCTTGACGATCGCGATCGCTTTTTAATTGATAAAACATACTTAAAATTAGACCAATCCTCACTAATTTTGAGATTTAGCCGTGAATAAAAAAAAGGCGATTGAATTACTTAATCATGAAGGTTGGACGAAAGCCGATGCTCAAAGAGCTTTAGAATCAATTAATTTTAAAACTAATATAGATATTGATGAATTGTTTGTTCGTCGTGCTGCATCGCAGTTTGCTGGCGCGGAATTATCCAATCGTCAAAATCTTCAGCGCGCCCAAAAAGCTATGGTCACTAAGCGCAATAATCAAATTCAGTCATATATTGTGCAGATAGAAGAACTTACTCTAAAAATAGGCAGCAGCAATGGCGAAAATTCAGCAGAACTAGAAAAGCAAGTTAAGGAACTCAAAGGTAAAATAAGTAACCTAGTCGAAGCCAATGAAGTTCTAAAAAAAGACAATAAAAATCTTAAAAATATAGTTGATGAAATTAGATTTAAATTAACTGTACAAATTAAAGATATTTTTAAACTTAATAATATATTGGAAATTAGACAACGCTTGATGAACTTACTAAAATCTACTTTAGGTTAATCAATAATGAGCAGTAAAACATCATCAGCAAAAACTTTTCGAGGCATGAATTACCGCAAAGTTCAGCGTAAAAACTCTCGCGATCGCCAGCAATTAACTAAAGAAAATCAAACTTGGCTTAAGGCGCATAAGTATCGTAATCTTGGCTGGACTAATGTGATTAGGCTATTTAATAAAATTAGAGAATTTCAAGAACAAGAAATAATTAAAAGCTTGAGTCTGGAAGAATTATTTATCGAGGCTGACCGTATTGGTAATAAATATTTCAATAGCCAAGAAATTAACCAGCGTAATCAAAGAATTGCTCAAGAATTAGATGAAATTGCTGATATTATCGACAGTCAGTACCCCGATCGAAAGCTAGAAATAATTGACTATAGTAAATGAATTTATATTAATTAATCATGGATTTAGAAAATAAAGAATTAAGCGAACTTTTTAAATTAGCCGATACAATTGGTAGTCGCAGATATCATCGACTAACAACCCAAGACTTAAATGATTATCTAAAATACGATCGCTGGCGATATATAAATGGCGATTTTGAATGTGGCACTACTGCCGAAAGCAGAGCTTGGGTAAAAGAACATTCTGACTGGTATTGCCCAATTTGTAGCGAAAAATATGGCGATCGCAAAGGTAAAACTATCGATCATAAATTACCGCGATCGCAATATCCTTGGTTATCTTTAGAATGGTCAAATCTTTGGGTTATTTGTCGTGTCTGTAACCGCGAAAAAGGAGAAAGGCACTGGTACGAATACGAACAATATATGTATCAAAAATATCCCCAAGATTATCCTGTAATCAAGACTGCTCGTCCAATCGAGCTACTGAATCTAAAGTAAAAATTTATTTCCCTACCAAAGCGATCGCTCACCAGAGGTAAAATATTTAATCGGCGATTGCTAATTTTTAACGACGATATATTTGCGTTTTTCTCGCTTCAGAACGCAAACGCTCTCTTGTCGCTTTGCTTCCTCCTGTCAGATTAGAAACAATAATAAATGCGGCTAATCCTACTAAAGGACTAATCAAAGTCGGGAAACCATCAAAATCCGCCGTAAAAATACCGTTAGGAATATACAGTAACGTATTGTCGATGCCAAATGTAATCGGCATTAACACAAATAATATTAGTCGCGTTAAAGAACCAAAAATAATACAGGATAGCGCACCCTGCCAAGTCGCTTTTGACCAGAATAAACCTCCAGCTAGAGGCACTAAAAGACCAGCAAATCCCAAATCGAAAGCTAATAATAGCAAAACTCCAGTTTGCGGTATTTTCAAGGCAAAAAAGACTCCCAACGCCGTAATCGCAAAAGCCATAACGCGGGTAACCAATAATAGTCTGTCACCTGCTACATTATGGTCGTCGGAACGAATACCAATTATATTGTGGGCAATCACCGAAGAAGTACCCAGAATTGCACCATCGGCAGTAGAAAGAGAAGCGGAAAGAATTGCCACAATTACCAAAAACCCTAATAAAGGAGGAACAATACCGTCAAGTAAAGCATAAAGAATTGGCCCTTCAGGTGTAATTCCTGCATCAGCCAGAATTTGGGGTGCAGAGAGGGCAATTAAAGAGAAAGGAATCCCAATAATTAACGTGCCAGCACAGCCGATTAAACAAGCTTTTTGGGCGGTTTCAGGACTCTCAGCCGCAAAAATACGCGCCATAAAATCGATCGCCACAATATCTCCCAATCCCAACGCTAGTAAAGTCGCCCAGTTAACCACTGCACCAGAAGCAGGATCGGTTAATTGTGCTAAAGCAAAAGGACCAGTATCGGCAGATATATCTAAACCAAAGTTAAAAGCCATAAAAGCTAATAACGCTAAAGAACCGATAAAAGCAATACTCACCTGGATCGCATCGGTATAAGCCACGGCAAATAGCCCGCCACTAGCAGTATAGATAAAGACGACAATTGCCAATAGCATTACCCCAGCCGTATAGCTTGTGCCTAAAAAGGCTTCAAATAAGTATCCTCCCGCCACTAAGTTACCAGCCAGCAGAAAGGAAAAGCTTAACACCATTAAACAAGATGCCACTACTTCGGTTTGGCGATTGTATTTAACTCGATAAAAATCTGGCAGGGTAATTAAACCCATGCGGTTCATCGGTTTAGCAAAAAATAGAGCGGTTAAAAATAAGCACAGTGCTAATCCAATTGGTAAAGATGCACCAGCCCAAAAACCGAACTCGGCTGCTAAATCTGTATTACCCAAAGTAGCGTTAGAGTCTACCGACTGTGCCATTAAGGTTGCTGCTGCTAAAGGTAATACCAATCCTCGTCCAGCAATTAAATAGTTTTCGCTATCTCCCTTAACTTGTTTAGCTGCCCACATTCCAATCGCTAGAGTAGCGACTAAAAACAGGATAATTCCCCAGAACATTAATTTTTCTGTCATAATGACTCCTGGTCAATTTTGACCATATAACTTTTTTCAACTAGAGCGATAGGAGTCCTGCCAAGAATTACCAATCGCTCTTTTTTTGCTTTAATTTTGTCTGGTTAATTGTTTAGTTTGATGGCGTTGAACGATATTCTTTACCCAATCAAACCACTGTTCTAGACCTTCTCCTGTTTTCCCTGAGAGATAAATGATCGTTACCTTGGGATTGATTTGTCGTACATTAGCAGCAATGCGATTCA
It contains:
- a CDS encoding TrkA family potassium uptake protein, with the protein product MKSLNFLTSSRGASRQFGVIGLGRFGRAVCTSLHKMGYEVLGTDIDEKLVTQVLSQKVASHAIQLDSTDPGALKEAGIFEMDTVIVAIGNYLQESIITTLNVKEAGVEQVIAKASSEIHGKVLKRVGADRVVFPEHEAGCALASTLTQPGFLERFELDTENSIVEILVPDSFHGQTLSQLDLRKRFGLNVLAIGNGDKFVTNPSPGQVLKKGLIMVVIGSNKNLQKLPI
- a CDS encoding PH domain-containing protein — encoded protein: MFKRIASDVLGLSDIGIIVKPEDFDKVESDDFILQEEKEKIFFLIKSKTDEYCFTNRALIHIDGTSAVSKKQTLKRLNYGKYAIQNVVLQTAETINLDVQIKFTIGSYQYVIDIHKKYLEELKDLYKALIKISSI
- a CDS encoding M61 family metallopeptidase, translating into MTEATAIRQPKPTNKTATIFYQVAMSQPASHLFEVTLQVNNWQSATLDLKMPVWTPGSYLIREYARYLQDFSAQDNNGENLSSKKLGKNYWQVTTAGASKIKVSYRIYANDLTVRTNHLDTTHGYFNGAALFFFIPGLEQQPIKVEVIPPESDWHVTTALPKVQGEANTFLASDFDTLVDTPVEVGTQQVYDFEVLGKPHALAVWSKGNANPEQIIADTTKVIQVEAEMFGGLPYERYLFLLHLSGSGYGGLEHKNCCTLNYPRFGFGDREKYERFIQLVAHEFFHLWNVKRIRPKALETFDYEAENYTTSLWFCEGTTSYYDLIIPLRAGIYNRTTCLSKLSKDITKYLNTIGRTVQPLGESSYDAWIKLYRRHANSDNDQISYYLKGQLVSLLLDLLIRAKHNNKRSLDDVMRLMWSRFGQKEIGFSETQLRNVIAEVAEADLNDFFARYIETTEELPFNDYLDPFGLYLKTVAESDIPYLGIKVQSQNNREVIQFVAAESPAALGGIDALDELLAIDGIKVDAKSLNERLKDYQVKDTIEVTVFHQDELKTLPVILAKSQSNQYELTVKDNLSPIQQQNLTGWLGK
- a CDS encoding MbnH family di-heme enzyme — translated: MKTAEKSVMSDRISYLLVAFVVSICLSIGMSQAMATDGHLARATEYNWNLPEWTPKPIVPKNNPMTAEKVELGRQLFYEPRLSITGEYSCASCHKQSLAFTDGKPVALGSTNEQHSRNSMSLANVAYSPVLTWANPLITSLENQALIPIFGEHPLEMGMVGKEQQMIQWIKNDPEYRHMFSGAFTEEQPVNLSNLTKAIASFQRSLVSFNSPYDRYRYQGETNAISAAAKRGEKLFNSERLECFHCHGGINFSDSVKHENLAFTEIAFHNTGLYNIDGEGSYPPQNTGIKEFTQKAKDMGRFKAPSLRNIALTAPYMHDGSVATLQNAIAHYQAGGRTITAGEWTGVGSANPYKSGFVKGFKITDTEIDDLIAFLQSLTDEEFITNPAYSDPNEF
- a CDS encoding branched-chain amino acid transaminase, with translation MHNFLETAYFQNKFVPFEQANISIATHALHYGTGAFGGMRGIPDPENPERVLLFRLDRHCTRLSDSAKLLNYDLPADKIQQIIIDFVKKNKPDKSFYIRPFVYTSDLGIAPRLHKIEKDFLIYGLELGDYLPPDGISCRISSWYRQEDRSLPLRGKISGAYITSSLAKTEAVESGFDEAILMNSQGKVCEASGMNIFIVRNNQLITPGFNQDILEGITRDSILTIAKDLGIETVERAIDKTELFIAEEVFLSGTAAKVTPVKKIENYDLSTDRPITEKIKHKLTAITKNQEPKYQNWIYTVDF
- a CDS encoding DUF2993 domain-containing protein, encoding MISKLLSTAVKLYLRSQVERVEDLQVKILGKNKQILQGYIPQIFLSCSRAVYKGLYMRQIELNGSDIAFNLSEVMIKQPLKLLEPVVVEIQLRLDAQDLPASLDSPLLQSGLDDLWQMFLAPQQINNSSTELSDLAIEWCSIAIANQSLNFTGTYQDASGETRELCLSTGISLADSHTLCLSPLKINHQSVANELKIDLGIDVAIAQLIIESEQIICSGVIKIH
- a CDS encoding MbnP family copper-binding protein, translating into MFLAFKRKSLLLAIGIAFSAYGHVQAQTNTQDVAINFEAWVGDREFSCGESYENIGTAESTITPTDFRFYVSNVALIDEDGNAVPLELEQDGKWQHEKVALLDFEDGTSACDNGTAEMRTMVVGTVPEGNYQSLQFTMGVPEQLNHEDAAIAPSPLNLTSMWWNWQGGYKFLRVDLETEQAIANVSQTSHSQTTQSQAGEDNVQINEQTTNTSSERGSQTTTQTSNQTSIFKNGQGTHQQTSSTTHQDAGSNAYSIHLGSTGCSDSAQSDLFGCANSNRVSVVLEDFNPEDNVVIADLAELLAQSDLTTNQADTPTGCMSSPEDSDCMPIMQNLNLSSNNTAESGQYFFFVE